In Propionimicrobium sp. PCR01-08-3, one DNA window encodes the following:
- a CDS encoding response regulator transcription factor: protein MQILVVDDDQAVRDSLARSLQYGSGYEVSTAEDGLEALAKLSSARPDAVVMDVMMPRLDGLETTRMLRQSGNDVPILILTARDAVGDRVDGLDAGADDYMVKPFSLEELTARIRALTRRSRPDAEATTEILSFDDLQMDTSSREVTRRGRRISLTRTEFALLQTFMEHPRHVLERSWLLNEVWGFDFPTTANSLEVYIGYLRRKTEQDGEPRLIHTVRGVGYVLRETAP from the coding sequence ATGCAGATCCTTGTTGTTGACGACGACCAGGCCGTTCGCGATTCTCTGGCTCGATCTCTTCAATATGGCAGCGGTTACGAGGTCAGCACCGCCGAGGATGGCTTGGAGGCACTCGCCAAACTGTCGTCGGCCCGCCCGGACGCCGTCGTGATGGATGTCATGATGCCCCGACTGGACGGGTTGGAAACCACAAGGATGCTCCGGCAATCGGGCAATGACGTGCCCATTCTTATCCTGACCGCCCGCGATGCCGTCGGTGACCGGGTCGACGGTTTGGACGCGGGGGCCGACGACTACATGGTGAAGCCCTTCTCCTTGGAGGAGCTCACCGCGAGGATCCGCGCTTTGACCCGGCGTTCTCGTCCGGACGCCGAGGCCACCACCGAAATCTTGTCCTTCGATGATCTACAGATGGACACCTCGTCTCGCGAGGTGACCCGGCGGGGCAGGCGCATCAGCCTGACTCGCACCGAATTCGCCCTGCTGCAGACTTTCATGGAGCATCCGCGCCACGTGCTGGAGCGTAGCTGGCTGCTCAACGAGGTCTGGGGCTTCGACTTCCCGACCACAGCGAACTCACTCGAGGTCTACATCGGCTATCTGCGCCGCAAGACCGAACAAGATGGCGAGCCGCGGTTGATCCACACGGTCCGGGGAGTCGGATATGTCCTGCGTGAAACCGCCCCGTGA
- a CDS encoding low molecular weight protein-tyrosine-phosphatase yields MTKLITFVCTGNICRSTMGEQVARARASELGTQARFDSAGISDEEEGNPIDPRAARTLRAHGYPVGDHRAKQVTRALIESSDLVLAFEPVQLNRMKRLAPDAENICLVTDFHPAGATGSGIEDPWYYGQEAFEQTLEAIEEAMPGLFRMITEQAAR; encoded by the coding sequence GTGACCAAACTCATCACCTTTGTCTGCACCGGCAATATCTGCCGCTCCACCATGGGCGAGCAGGTTGCGCGCGCCAGGGCGTCCGAGCTCGGCACCCAGGCCCGCTTTGATTCGGCCGGTATCAGCGATGAAGAAGAGGGCAACCCGATCGACCCCAGGGCGGCACGCACCCTGCGCGCACACGGCTACCCGGTTGGCGATCATCGCGCCAAACAGGTCACCCGCGCATTGATTGAATCATCCGATCTGGTGCTGGCCTTCGAACCGGTACAACTGAACCGGATGAAGCGCCTCGCTCCCGATGCCGAAAACATCTGCCTGGTCACCGATTTCCATCCAGCGGGGGCCACCGGCTCGGGCATCGAAGACCCCTGGTATTACGGTCAAGAAGCCTTCGAGCAGACCCTTGAGGCCATCGAGGAAGCAATGCCCGGGCTGTTCCGGATGATCACCGAACAGGCAGCGCGCTGA
- a CDS encoding serine hydrolase domain-containing protein has product MTIETDTIRPTQQLKVHRPVSSPANPIVLVSGPELEWASGDPDQPFWVASIDKVFIATLIAQLFDDLACGPETPIGDLLPTSEIAPFQAAPGVDNARDITVQHLLSHTSGLSDIIIPPRGHHTECSMDQLIAHPQRIWTLRELLHQGEGLPAFSAPGERFRYCDTAYLLLMRIIEEARGTGFSEQIRSRIFEPCKMADTSAWVDAPPERLARLTSNLAPFRLGRSRRDTRREFAPNLTWSTGMGGPATAHDLVRFQRKLHAGELCDPRWVDLFGTPLNRLRPGIYYGTGMVSLRFKEFSPLLRDSPRPIGGLGYTATHMFYYPDEDTHVIINFYSHRAMASSFRTHIRLAGLIKQHR; this is encoded by the coding sequence ATGACCATTGAAACCGACACCATCAGGCCGACCCAGCAGCTGAAGGTTCATCGCCCTGTCTCCTCGCCCGCGAATCCGATCGTCTTGGTGAGCGGCCCTGAGCTCGAGTGGGCGAGCGGTGATCCCGATCAGCCGTTCTGGGTCGCGAGCATCGACAAAGTGTTCATCGCAACGTTGATCGCGCAGCTATTCGACGACCTGGCCTGCGGGCCCGAAACCCCGATCGGCGACCTACTGCCCACCAGTGAGATCGCACCGTTTCAAGCAGCACCCGGCGTCGACAACGCCCGCGACATCACGGTGCAACATCTGCTCTCACACACCTCCGGGCTGTCCGACATCATCATTCCCCCGCGCGGCCACCACACCGAATGCTCGATGGACCAGTTGATAGCCCACCCGCAACGCATCTGGACACTGCGTGAACTCCTCCATCAAGGCGAGGGGCTGCCTGCATTCTCGGCTCCGGGTGAGAGGTTCCGCTACTGTGACACCGCCTATCTGCTTCTGATGCGCATCATCGAAGAAGCCCGTGGCACCGGATTCAGCGAGCAGATCCGCTCGCGAATCTTCGAGCCCTGCAAGATGGCCGACACCTCCGCCTGGGTGGACGCACCACCCGAGCGGCTGGCCCGACTGACCTCGAATCTCGCCCCCTTCAGGCTGGGCAGATCGCGCCGCGATACGCGACGCGAGTTCGCCCCGAACCTGACCTGGTCGACCGGGATGGGTGGCCCTGCCACGGCGCACGACCTCGTCCGATTTCAGCGCAAGCTGCATGCGGGCGAACTGTGCGACCCGAGGTGGGTCGATCTCTTCGGCACGCCCCTCAACCGACTCCGACCGGGCATCTACTACGGAACAGGCATGGTTTCGCTCCGGTTCAAAGAGTTCTCGCCATTGCTGCGCGACTCCCCTCGGCCGATCGGCGGTCTCGGATACACGGCGACCCACATGTTCTACTACCCGGACGAGGACACCCATGTGATCATCAACTTTTATTCGCACCGCGCGATGGCGTCCAGCTTCAGGACGCACATCCGGCTGGCCGGCCTGATCAAGCAGCACCGTTGA
- a CDS encoding Type 1 glutamine amidotransferase-like domain-containing protein, translated as MTLYLAGGNPSQALAPVLDAFVKEVRGRGDRVAIALLGSPDEAAGVLDTYADPISSRFPEALIEPIWLTDEDDEPIQWPADPENLAGLVVAGGWAPGYLEALTSWREMISTLVRRGVPYLGWSAGACVVGRHAVVGGWQSGGRQIAPEISGEGSTELDIRDGLALIGPTIETHADTQFLIGRALAALRQGPMRSVAVIDEGAALVVDAASGRTSILGRGQVTWASNEDERFFVRFEPREQSAPTKQ; from the coding sequence ATGACGTTGTACTTGGCTGGTGGTAATCCTTCACAGGCTCTCGCGCCGGTGCTCGACGCCTTCGTCAAGGAGGTTCGCGGCCGAGGCGACAGAGTGGCGATTGCCCTGCTCGGCTCACCGGACGAAGCGGCCGGTGTCCTGGACACGTATGCCGACCCGATCAGTTCCCGGTTTCCCGAAGCACTTATCGAACCGATCTGGCTGACCGACGAGGACGACGAACCGATCCAGTGGCCGGCTGACCCCGAGAACCTGGCCGGGCTGGTGGTGGCCGGCGGCTGGGCTCCGGGCTATCTGGAGGCACTCACCTCGTGGCGCGAGATGATCTCGACTCTGGTGCGCCGAGGCGTCCCCTATCTCGGCTGGTCCGCCGGTGCCTGTGTGGTCGGACGCCACGCTGTCGTCGGTGGCTGGCAGTCCGGCGGCAGGCAGATCGCACCCGAGATCTCCGGCGAGGGCTCGACCGAACTCGATATCCGCGACGGATTGGCGCTGATCGGCCCGACCATCGAGACCCACGCCGACACCCAGTTCCTGATCGGACGAGCGCTCGCAGCCTTGCGGCAGGGCCCCATGCGTTCGGTCGCCGTAATCGACGAAGGTGCCGCGCTGGTGGTGGACGCCGCGTCCGGGCGCACCTCGATATTGGGGCGAGGTCAGGTCACCTGGGCGTCGAACGAGGACGAGCGGTTCTTCGTCCGATTCGAGCCTCGCGAGCAATCTGCGCCGACCAAGCAGTGA
- a CDS encoding PadR family transcriptional regulator, producing MAHVILGLLMLWPQTLYELTKNFQAGVSLFYSASTGSIKRALDKLLANGEITVDSKTGPRGKRPYRITAAGRAQFRSWMLDDLDTGGMETEMLARVYFLGLLEPAERSQVAEQIRRRIGEDLDRLERLEVQVRAASVADGFEDVATYQRATLKYGLAAHRVALAWADDELPQSSPADESAR from the coding sequence ATGGCACATGTCATCCTCGGGCTGTTGATGTTGTGGCCGCAGACCCTCTATGAGCTGACCAAAAACTTCCAAGCAGGGGTGTCGCTGTTTTACAGCGCGAGCACCGGAAGCATCAAACGCGCACTCGACAAGCTGTTGGCCAATGGCGAGATCACCGTGGACTCAAAGACCGGGCCTCGTGGAAAGCGGCCGTACCGCATCACGGCTGCCGGACGAGCCCAGTTCCGCAGCTGGATGCTCGACGACCTCGACACCGGTGGTATGGAAACCGAGATGCTTGCCAGAGTGTATTTCCTGGGGCTTTTGGAACCCGCCGAGCGCAGCCAGGTCGCTGAGCAGATCCGGCGCCGCATCGGCGAGGATCTCGATCGGCTGGAGCGTCTCGAGGTGCAGGTTCGCGCGGCATCGGTTGCCGATGGCTTCGAAGATGTGGCGACATATCAACGCGCCACCTTGAAATACGGCCTGGCTGCACACCGGGTGGCATTGGCCTGGGCGGACGATGAATTGCCCCAAAGCAGCCCAGCGGACGAATCGGCCCGATAG